From the genome of Mycobacterium kansasii ATCC 12478:
GCCACTTGCTCACCGGCGGGCAATTGCACGCTGGCAACACCCCCACCTGTTTTTGCCACGCCCACCACGCCGGTGCCGGTGGCGAACCAGACATTGCCCAGGTAATCGGGGACCACCCCGACGGATTGGTCGCCGGGCGGTATCACGCTGGACACATCGGTGGACTCGGTGACGATCAGCTGCCAGCAGCCCTTGCCGTCCTTGGCGTGAGCGATGCGCAGCAGATGGTTGGTTCCGTCGATCATCACCAGCTGGTTGTTGTTGTCCAGGTACGCATAGACGCCACCGAGCAGGCCGCCCTTGGCGATATCCATGCTGGCCAGCGGAATGACCCGCGGCACAATGCCGTTGGGATCGATCAGGTGAACCACCGGGGCCTGGGTGATGTCGGAGGTGCACAGCGCCAGCACCAGGCCGTCGGTCCCCTGGGTGATGGTCGGGCACGCGGCCACCAGCGGGTACGCCAGAATCGCGGAGGGCCGGGCTCCGGGTCCGGGTAGCGGTCCCGCGTCGGCCGAGGCGGCGTCGTTGTGCATGGACGCCAACCCGTTCGGCGCCATGAACGGATTCGGCGGCGCCAACGGGCCGAACATGGCTGCCGCCCGCGCGTTCGGTGGAAGGTTCCGGGAAAGCGCCGCGGGCACAAGAGAAATCGCGCACGCGGCCAGAAATGCCGTAGGAACAGCCAGCATTGCTGTGGGAAACCGCACCGGGGCCCCTCCCGCGCATTGGGTTAAGTGGATTGTCGCGATCGCGGACAACGACACGGCAACGCGATGTTAACGGTTTCGCCTCGAGATGACGGACCGGCGGTTCAGAGTGCTCGGCGGCAACCAACAGCTCGAATTCGCATACGGCGGTGAGGCGCCGGGCGCACGCTGCAACCGGGCAACAGACGGCCAGGAGCGTGCACATGATCGCCAGCGCCGATGATCAACCAACCCGACAACACTGGCGGCTCGCGCCGATACCGGCGCTGAGGGGCGTGCTGGCGGTCATCGGAGCAGTCGTGTCAGCCGTGTCCCTAGCTGGATGCCGGGGCTCTTCGGGTGGTCAGGGTCCTACCGCCAGTTCCCACTCTGCCGCGCCGTCGGCTGTTCCAAGTTACCGGGTTACCGGGTTACCGCCACCGTGCCCCTCGGCAAGAGCGGGGGGTGGCTGGCCGCGGATCCGGGCACCCACACCGTCTACGTCACCAAGCGCGACAACAACGTGGCGGTGATCCAATCTCGATAGTGAATGCCTGCCCCGAAAAGCTGGTGCTGCTCCGGCCCGTGAAAAGCCACGCTCAGGCCGCCAGCGGCGAGTACCCTCACAGCCACTGATTGCGTCGGGCCCACACGGCGTTGATGTTTGCCCGTGTTCGCTCCGCCAGGAGGCACCAGTGTCGTACGTCGTGGCAGCTCCCGAGTTGCTGGTCACTGCCGCCGGCGATTTGGCCGAGATCGGTTCGGCGGTCAGCGCGGCGAACGCGCTGGCCGCCAATTCCACAACGTCGTTGCTGCCCGCGGCCACCGACGAGGTGTCCACCCGCATTGCGGCGTTGTTCGGCGCGCACGGCCTGGAATACCAGGCGGTCGTCGCAGAAGCAGCGCAGTTGCATCGGCGGTTCGTAAGCACCATGGCTGCAACCGCGAGCTCGTATCTGACCACCGAGACCGCCAACGCTGAGCGAACGCTGCGGAACGCGGTCAACGTTCCGGCCCGGGCACTGTTGGGCCGCCAGCCATTCAGCAACGCCGGTAGCGCGATGGCTATGGGTGGCGCTGCCGGTCTTGCCCCGACTGCCACCGCGGCGGCGGGCACGAGGATCACGGTGCCCGGCGCAGGGCCGCTGTACTACCCGAACTTCATCACCACGCTGCCCTACCTCGGGCAGGTGCTCCTTCAGGGCGGCGTCCCGGGGCCAAGCTCGGTATCAATCCTGCAGGGGTACGAGCTGCTCAACCATGCCATCGGACAGAACTGGTTCCCCGGCACCACCGCTCAACTGGTCAACTACCCAGCCAGCATCGGCATCCTCAGCGGTAGCCTGGCCGCTCCCACCACCAACGACGCCGTCGCCATGGGACAGCGAGCGCTCAACGACCAGATCATGAATGCGTTTGCCAACGGTAGCGGCTCACCGGTACACATCGCCGGGCTGTCGGAGGGCACCATCGTCGTCAACCGCGAATTGGCTTACCTGGCAGCCAACCCGAGCGCTCCGCCGCCTCATGCTCTGCAGTTCGCCATGTTCTCCAGCCCCGAGCTCGGTCTGGCGAACATCTACCTGCCGAACGGGATGACCGTGCCATTGATCAACTACACGGTGCAGGGCCTACCGAACACCCAGTACGACGTCAGCGTGGTGTACGGCCAATACGATTTCTGGGGCAATCCGCCCGATCGACCCTGGAATCTGCCGGCAGCGGTGAACTCGCTGTTCGGGGCGGCTTACTACCACAACACGGCATCACTGGCCTCGCTGTCGGACGCGGTGCAGGTGTCCAGTACGACCACCTCCTTGGGCGGCGCCATCACCACCTACATGATTCCCGCTCCAACTCTGCCAATGTTGTTGCCGCTCAAGGATATCGGTGTTCCACAACCGATCGTCGACACCCTCAACTCGGTTCTGCAGCCGATTGTCAACGACGGCTATTCGTCGCTGACCCCTGATGCTGGACCGTATTTCTCACACGGGTCACTGGTCGGCTTGCCGACCGCCGCGGACGTGGTGAACTCGGTGGCGCGTGGCCTTTTCGGCTCCGCGCCCAACCTGTTCGGGTGACCGCGGGCCGCCGATGCGCCCACCTATGCTGGACGAATGGCGTCGATCTTCACCAAGATCATCAACCGCGAACTACCGGGCCGCTTCGTCTACGAGGACGACGACGTCGTCGCCTTCCTGACGATCGAGCCGATGACCCAAGGCCACACGCTGGTGGTGCCGCGCGCCGAAATCGACCAGTGGCAGGACGTGGACGGCGCGGTGTTCGCCCGCGTCATGCAGGTCAGCCAGCTGATCGGCAAGGCAGTGTGCAAGGCGTTCCACACCGAACGGGCCGGCGTGATCATCGCCGGGCTCGAGGTCCCGCATCTGCACATCCACGTGTTCCCCACCCGCAGCCTGCGTGACTTCGGATTTGCCAACGTCGACCGCAACCCGTCGCCGGAGTCACTCGACGAGGCGCAGGCCAAGATCAAGGCCGCACTGGCTCAACTGACCTGAGCCGCAACCTCGCTGACACGCGGCAGGGTGACGCGAAAACAGCACCCCTCCCCCGGCGCGGTCGCCAGGCTGACAGCACCGCCGTGAGCCCTGACCAAGGAGTCGACGATCGACAGTCCCAGGCCGGTACCGCCGCTGGCTCGTGCCCGTGACGAGTCGGTGCGGTAGAAGCGCTCGAAAACCCGCGACGCATCTTCCTGGCTCATGCCCGGTCCCCTGTCGGCCACCTCGAGCACCGCATCGTCACCCTCGGTGCCGACGCGGACGGTGATGTCGGCGCTTGCCGGGGTGTGCTGCAACGCATTCGCGACGAGGTTGCTCAGCACCTGGCGCAGCCGCGCGTCGTCGCCGAGCACCTCGGGAGTGCCGGGGCCTTCCAGGAATTCCAGGGTGATCGTGCGCTCGGGGTCGATCGCCTGCGCGTCGTGCACCGCATCGCTTGCCAACGCCAGCAAGTCCACCTGGTGATGTTCCAGCGGCCGCTGGACGTCCAGGCGGGCCAACATCAGCAGGTCGTCCACCAGCAGGCCCATCCTGCTGGCTTCGCTCTCGATCCGAGACAGCAACATGGCGACGTCGCGGGCGGCACCCTGGCGGTACAGCTCGGCGAAGCCGCGAATGGTGGTCAGCGGCGTGCGCAGTTCGTGGCTGGCGTCGGTGATGAATCGGCGCATCCGATCCTCGGACCCGCGGGCCTTCTCGGCAGAAGATTCGGAGTCCGCTACCGCCTGTTGGATCTGGGACAGCATCCCGTTGAGCGCCAGCGAAAGTCGGCCCACCTCGGTTCGGGGATCGCGCTCGGGGACGCGGCGATCCAGCTGTCCGGAGGCGATCGCCGCGGCGGTCTGTTCCACCTCGGCCAATGGCCGCAGGCTACGGCGCACCACCGCGTAGCCGGCGATACCGACGACAACCAGTACGGCAGCGCCGATGCCGATCTGCAACCAGACCAGCGATCGAACCGTGTGCTGGACGTCAGACAGATCGATGGCCACTGTGGTCAGGCCGCCATGAGTGCCGTGCACCGAGACCGCGCGCCATTCGATATCGGAGCCGTTCACCGAATGCAGGGTCGTCGGATCCGGGCCGACGTCGTTGCTAGGAGGCAACGCCGGCTCGGCATTGCGGTCGTTGATGGCCGTGACGGTGTGGCCGTCGGGACTGATGCCGCGCACGTAGAACTTCGACGGCGGCCGGGCGGGATCGGGCCCTTCCCCGTTGGACATCGAATGCTTCCACGGGGACTGCGCCCAGGTGCGCGAGGCGTCCAGCAGCGTCGAATCGATCCGGCTGATCAGGCTGTGCCGCAGGATCGAGGTGACCGCAACGCCCGAAGCCAGCAGACCGCACAGCACCAGAACCAGGGTCGCCGCGACCAGGCTTACCCGCAGCGGTATTCCGCGTCGACGGTGCGTGGCCATACTCCACTACCTAGCCGGGCCGGGCACCACACGAAGCGCGCTCATCGTGGCTCCCGCAATACGTAGCCCACTCCGCGCAGGGTGTGCAGCAGCCGCTTCTCGCCGGTGTCAATCTTGCGGCGCAGGTACGAGACATAGGACTCAACAACGTTGACATCCCCGCCGAAGTCGTAGCGCCACACGTGGTCGAGGATCTTCGGCTTGCTCAACACCGTGCCGGCGTTGATCACGAAATAACGCAGCAAGGTGAACTCGGTGGGCGACAGCGACACCGGCTGGCCGGCCTTCCACACCTCGTGGGTTTCCTCGTCGAGCTCGATATCGGCGAACGTCAGGCGGGAATTGCGCGGTTCGGCGCTGCCCTTGCCGGCGCGGCGCAGAATGACCCGCAGCCGGGCGACAACCTCCTCCAGGCTGAACGGCTTGGTCACATAGTCGTCGCCGCCCAGAGTCAGGCCGGCGATCTTGTCCTGCAGGGAGTCGCGGGCGGTCAGGAATAACGCGGGGGCATCGACGCCGTCGGCCCGCAGTCGGCGCAGCACCCCGAAGCCGTCCATGCCGGGCATCATCACGTCGAGGATCACCGCGTCCGGGCGGGCTTCCCGGGCCCGGTCCAACGCCTGGGCCCCGTTGCTGGCCGTATGGACCTCGAATCCCTGGAACTTCAGGCTCACCGACAGCAGCTCGACAATGTTGGCCTCGTCGTCCACGACGAGGATGCGAGCTTCCGGTGTGCCGGCTTCTCCCGGGTTCACTGCGGTCATGACAACCATTCCTGCAGCACGTAGTTGAGTACTAGCTTCACGTTCATTGAGTACTTCCTGAGAGCTCGTTGGCAGTCGACTGATAATAGTCTGCCAGGAGTCGGCTGATTGGCTTGAACCCATGCGCAATTATTTGGTCGCGTCGCGAATAGACTCGCAGGATGAATCTCGGCAACAGTCTCGTGGCGATCGCTACCCTGCCGGCCCGTGCCGGTCTCGCCGCCGCCGAAACCAGCCTCAACCTAGCCGGCGCAGCGGTCGGACTGGCGAAGCAAGCGCTCGGTGAGACCGGTGGCGATGCCGGGTCCAACGCCATGGCCAGCGTATTGGGGATCGAAGAGGCGATCGTGCGCGCCAACCGGCTGGCCAAGCTCCTGGACGAAGACGCACCGCTGGGACGCGCGATCGCACCCGACGGGCCGATGGACCGAATGCTGCGCCCGGGTGGGGTGGTCGACCTGCTGACCGCGCCCGGCGGATTGCTGGACCGCCTCACCGCCGAGGGAGGTGCGATGCAGCGCGCGCTGCAACCGGGCGGGCTGGCCGACCAGATACTGGCCGAAGACGGCCTGGTCGAACGGGTGCTTTCCGAGGACGGGCTGGCCGATCGGCTGCTCGCCGAGGGCGGCCTGATCGACAAGCTGACGTCGAAGAACGGACCCCTCGAACAACTCGCCGGCGTGGCCGACACCCTGGCCCGGCTGGCGCCGGGCATGGAGGCGCTCGAGCCCGCGATTGCCACGCTGCAAGACGCCGTCATTGCGCTCACCATGGTGGTCAACCCGCTCAGCAACATCGCCGAGCGCATCCCGCTGCCGGGCCGCCGGCCACGCTCGTCGTCTCGGTCGGTGCGCTCGCAACGCATCATCGACAGCGAGCACTGACCCGTTAGGCTGGCACCGGTTAACCAGGCCTCCTTAGCTCAGTGGTAGAGCACTCGCCTTGTAAGCGAGCGGTCGTCAGTTCAATCCTGACAGGGGGCTCGACTTACTCATCTAGCTGCGCAAACTTCGCAGGCAGTGTGCTGAGAGAGCGCTCGATCCAAGGCTTCGGTGTCACGACCGTGTCACAACCTTCTGCAAAGCGGCAGCGGCCGCCTTCAATGCATCGTTCTGCGCGTGAACGTAGGTCCGCATGGTGAACGCCGGATCGGCATGGCCGAGCCACGCCGAGATAACTGCGATCGGGACGCCCGGCGCGTGCATGATCGAGGCGCAGGAATGTCTGGCGTCGTGCAACCGGATCTGTCGCACCTTGGCCTCGCCGCACAGTTCTCGCCAGAAGTCCGACAGGGTGTCCGGGTGGTACGCACGGGGGTCGTCGGCTCGATGTCGTGCAAGCCAGCGAGCCAATCGCTACCATGCCTGTTCGATAGTAAGCGCGGAGCGAGCGACGAAAGTGCCGTCGACAACGCCGCCGGTGATCTTCGCGAGAGCATCGCGCGCTTCGCGCTCCGAGGCGTAGCGCCGCCGCACCTGGCGGCGCTTGCCGTCTGCCGACTTGCCCGCGTCGACCGTGACTTGGTAGCGCACGGCGCGTTTTCCAGTGCTACGGTCGACGACCTCGACCTTCCTGATTTGTGGTTGTAACTGTTGGCGACTCATGTAGACCTCACGCCTTCTTCTTGCCTTGCGTTGTGGGCGGCAGAAATCCGCGCTCCCGTGCGCGCCGCACATACTCGTGCGCCATCCTCTGTTTGACTCCGAATGTTCGTCCGACCGCCTCAGCGGGGGCCTTGTCGATATTGGCGCGGTAGACCTCGGCGACCTGGCGCAGAAGCTCCGCGTTGACATGTCGCCGACCCGCGCGAAGGTCGTGCAGAAACCCGCGGATGGCCCGCCACTGCTCGCTCTCGTCGATTTCACCTAGCTGAGCGCGTACCGCCGCGCCGTCCCTGTCGCGCCAAACATCACGCACTTCGAAGATGCATGTTCCGTAGATGGTGTTTACAAGTGTTGCGACCTCCGTTTCGCGGAGGTCTTTCTGGCGAATCTCCCTCTGATCTTCTGTTGCGCGCCAACTTAATTCAACCAATCTGGGCACATCGTGACGCAACTCAACGCGGCAGTGGAGATCTGGCCCACCGCGGCGATTGTCGAAGTCAAACTCAATCCACGATGGCAACAACCTCACCGAGGGACTCCACTCGCCCTCGGCCAACGGCTTGCCGTCTGAGTCGGGCAATTGCTCGACAATGCGCGCCCCAGTCCTGCGCGGCCGATATGGCGCGAGACCCCTGGCCGGGCACGCCGGCATGGTACGAATTGGCGGACGGTGACCCGCAAAAGATGTTCGGAGTCTTCAGCGACGCGCGTCCCCAACGCGGTGCGCACCGGTGCGTACATCCCGCGGGGGGTGGCGTAGTGGCCGAGAAGCGTTCGCAGGCATCGCAACTCGTGGATAGCGGTGACGGTATTCAGCTGGCCATCCCCGAGATCGCCGCCGACGCGGACTGCCTCACCGCCGCGCTGGCCTACGCCGCCGCCGGGTGGTACGTGCTGCCGGTCCGGCGCGTCGCCGGCAAAGCGGGCAAACACCCCGGCGGTATCGTCGGCCACGAATGGCACCACAAGTCCAGCAGCGACCCCCAGGTCATCGCCGCCTGGTACGCGGCCACCGACCACGGAATTGCGCTGCACTGCGGCCGATCCGGCGCCGTGGTGTTCGACGTCGACGACCCGGATGCCATGCCGGATGTCCTGGCGCGGCATCTCGACACAGCGCCGCACCAATCGAGCCGACCGGACACGCCGCGGCGAGGGCACTACGTTTTCGCGATGCCGCCCGGCCAGACACTGGGCAACGGCACCGGGCGTCTCGGCGGAGCCTGGGGCGAAATCCGCGGCGCCAACGGCGTCATCATCGCCGCACCGTCATGGCACCCCGAAGGCGGCGAATACCGCTGGGCGCATGCAGGTATCGTCCCAGTGCTGCCCGCCGACATCGCCGAGCTGCTCCCGGACGCCGCATCTGCCGAGGACGCCGTCAGCGATGCTGTAGTGGCCGCATTCCTCGCAGAGCACCGTGCCGCTAGTCGCCCAGAAGTGTTGCGCAGCTGGGTGTCTGCGCTTTCCGGCAAGATCGAGCGCGGCGAATCCTGCCACATGAGTGCGGTCTCAGTCGTCACCGGCGCAATGAAAGAGGCTCGGGCCGGATACTTTCCGGCAGCCGAGGCGATCGCCGCGCTCAAGCCGATCTTCTTCGGCGCGGTGGCGCTCGGCGGGTCGACCGGCGTCCGCCGCACCGGCAGCGTCGCCGATTCCGAGTGGGCCGGCGTCCTCGCGTGGGCGGTCGGGCAGGCACTCGCGGCCAACCTCGACGAGGTCCGAACCCGCGTCGCCGAAGAGATGCCCGAACGGGTCGAGTCGGTGGATGACATCGCGGCGGCGCTGGTGGCGGAGACACAGGGGGCGCAACCGATCTCACTCGCCGACGCGCACGCCGTATTTCGCCGCTGGCTCGGCGACGACTACGACACCGACGCGGTGGATGCGGTACTCGCCACAGCGGCCGTTGAGCGGCTGGATGGCGATCCGCTCTGGCTGCTGCTTATTTCCGGGTCCGGCAACGCCAAAACCGAGACCGTGCAAGCACTCGACGGTATCGGTGCAATCGTCACCAGCACCATCTCATCACCCGGTGCGCTACTCTCAGCCAGCCCCAAACGCGAGCGCGCCAAGGACGCGACCGGCGGTTTGTTGCGCAAGCTAGAGCCGCGCGGCGTCCTGGTAGTCAAGGACGTGACCAGCATCTTGTCAATGTCCGGCGAAGCGCGCGCCGAAGTCCTCGGCGCGTTGCGTGAGGTGTATGACGGGCGCTGGTCCCGCAATGTCGGCACCGATGGCGGGCTTACCCTCGACTGGGCTGGGCGTATTGCTGCCATCGGTGCTGTGACGACTGCGTGGGATAAGGCGCACAGCGCGATCGCGTCCATGGGCGACCGGTTTGTGCTGATTCGCATCGACAGCACTGTCGGGCGCCAGGCCGCCGGCCGCAAGGCCATCGGCAACACCGGATCTGAGATCAGGATGCGCGCCGAACTGGCCGACGCGGTGGCAGGTGTCCTGGCCGGGATGGACACCCGCCCCATCGCTGTTACGGCCGAGACGGACGTCTTGCTGGCGGCAGCCGATCTGGTGACCTTGGCCCGCACCGGCGTCGAGTACGACTACCGCGGTGATGTGATCGACGCGCACGCCCCGGAGATGCCCACCCGCTTCGCCAAGCAGCTGGCGCAGGTGGTGCGCGGCGGGGTGGCTCTCGGCATGGACCGGGCCGCCGCGGTGCGCCTAGCGATCCGCTGTGCCCGCGACTCCATGCCGCCGCTGCGACTGGCGATCATCGACTACCTGGCCAAGCACCCACACAGTTCGACCGCCGACATCCGCAAAGAACTCGGCAAACCCCGCGCCACCGTCGACCGTCAGTTGCAGGCGCTGCACATGCTCGGCGTGCTGGACTGCGAGGAGGAAGAGATCACCTGGTCGGGTAAGGACGTGACGCGCTGGTACTACAGCCTGACCGACGGTATCAATCCGCACGCACTCGATCCCCAATCAGTACCAGATTTAGCGTTACATACCCCTAGCCCCCATAGAAGAGGGCAAGAAAGCAGCGGTGCCCTACACGTACCCTCCGCTATTTCTGGCACTGATTTTCGGCGGCCCGGCTGCCTCTGCGCCGACCAGCCGCAGCCGTGCCAATGGTGCCGGCAGCTGGCGTCATGACCGCTGCGCGCCCCGAGTTGGTGGCCTTGCGGCATGGCCTATGCGCCATCTATGTACCCAACGCCGATCTCAACTCATCCCGCCCGCCGGCACCACCCGGTGATCCGGCCCCAACCCCGCGCGGGCACCGGCAGGCACCACGGCCCGGCAACGACCCGATGCCGGTGCCAGCGGCACGCCAGAGTCGGGAGGGGTCAGCGGCATGACCGGCATCCCCACCTCATGCGCCATCTGCGACGCCGCATTGCTGAACCCGCACGAGATCACCGGCCTGTGCCAAGAGTGCAAGCTCGTGCTGCGCAACGAACGCATGCGCGGCCACGGTGAACCGGAACTCGCGGCCGACGCCCAAGACATCGCCGCGTCCCTGACGCAACGTTGCGGCCTCTGTGGCGCCCCTCCCGGCGATGCCTGCCGCAACACCGTGCGGCCGGGCCAACCCTTACCAGGCAGACAGGTCCATCACTATCGAATCCCTATCCAGAAAGGCACATCCGCGTGACCAACATCATTGTCGTCACCATCAAGGAAATTGGCGGTGAACCGATGCTCGATATGCAAGCCTTGGCTCTTCTCTTCGGTGTCGGGGTCGCCGCAGTCGAGGCGCTGCCCATCATCAACGGCCATATCCGCATCCCGCGTGAATGGGCCAGACGAGGCAAGCGCCGCGCCCGGGAAGCCATAGCCCACACCGGCTCCGACTTCATCCTTGACGGCATACGGTACTGGGCACGACATGACCACGGCGCCGACCTTGAGGTGGTCTAGCAGAGAGCATGCCGCCGCAGATTCTCGGCCTTGACGACCAGGCCCGCGCCGCACGACTGGCCTTGGCAATTGCGGCGCGCACGTTTTTGGCTTTGTGTGTGGGGGGGAAGTAGCGCAAAAACCTTTGGAACACAACGGAGTTCAAGTCAGAACAGGAGCTGACGATGGCGAGAGCGCAGATACCGGCCCCGCCGAAGGGCGCACGATCGAGCGGGCGGGTGCTGTGGCGTGACGTTATGGCCCGGTATGAGCTTGAGCAGCACGAACTGGCCTTGCTTAGGGAGATGGTGCGCTGTGTCGACCCGCTCGACGAGCTGCATGCGATCACCGAGCGCGACGGCCTGGTGGGTGGAAGGTCCGCACGGGGCGAAGGCGCATCCGGCGCTGACGGCTGCGCAGCAGCAGCGGATAGTGCTGGCCCGGCTCGCCGCGTCGCTGCGGTTGCCGAGTGGCGATCAGGACGACCCGTCTGTATTGCGTCGTCCCCAGCGGCGTGGAGCTGCCAGGGGCGTCTACGGGATCGCGGGTGCATGATGCGGCGCCGGCCTGTTGATCCGCTACTGGGGTTTCTGTTCAACGGCCGTCGGTACTCGACGCCCGTCGCGTACCGACGAGCGGTGGACGCCTGGGCTGAACGACGCCGCCGGCTGCTGGCACTCATCAACCGCGACGACGAGAGGGGCGCGTGATGCGACGCCGTTACGACGGTGCGACGCTACCGCGCGAGCTGCTGGAATTCCC
Proteins encoded in this window:
- a CDS encoding bifunctional DNA primase/polymerase, whose translation is MAEKRSQASQLVDSGDGIQLAIPEIAADADCLTAALAYAAAGWYVLPVRRVAGKAGKHPGGIVGHEWHHKSSSDPQVIAAWYAATDHGIALHCGRSGAVVFDVDDPDAMPDVLARHLDTAPHQSSRPDTPRRGHYVFAMPPGQTLGNGTGRLGGAWGEIRGANGVIIAAPSWHPEGGEYRWAHAGIVPVLPADIAELLPDAASAEDAVSDAVVAAFLAEHRAASRPEVLRSWVSALSGKIERGESCHMSAVSVVTGAMKEARAGYFPAAEAIAALKPIFFGAVALGGSTGVRRTGSVADSEWAGVLAWAVGQALAANLDEVRTRVAEEMPERVESVDDIAAALVAETQGAQPISLADAHAVFRRWLGDDYDTDAVDAVLATAAVERLDGDPLWLLLISGSGNAKTETVQALDGIGAIVTSTISSPGALLSASPKRERAKDATGGLLRKLEPRGVLVVKDVTSILSMSGEARAEVLGALREVYDGRWSRNVGTDGGLTLDWAGRIAAIGAVTTAWDKAHSAIASMGDRFVLIRIDSTVGRQAAGRKAIGNTGSEIRMRAELADAVAGVLAGMDTRPIAVTAETDVLLAAADLVTLARTGVEYDYRGDVIDAHAPEMPTRFAKQLAQVVRGGVALGMDRAAAVRLAIRCARDSMPPLRLAIIDYLAKHPHSSTADIRKELGKPRATVDRQLQALHMLGVLDCEEEEITWSGKDVTRWYYSLTDGINPHALDPQSVPDLALHTPSPHRRGQESSGALHVPSAISGTDFRRPGCLCADQPQPCQWCRQLAS
- a CDS encoding HIT family protein, translated to MASIFTKIINRELPGRFVYEDDDVVAFLTIEPMTQGHTLVVPRAEIDQWQDVDGAVFARVMQVSQLIGKAVCKAFHTERAGVIIAGLEVPHLHIHVFPTRSLRDFGFANVDRNPSPESLDEAQAKIKAALAQLT
- a CDS encoding PE-PPE domain-containing protein — protein: MSYVVAAPELLVTAAGDLAEIGSAVSAANALAANSTTSLLPAATDEVSTRIAALFGAHGLEYQAVVAEAAQLHRRFVSTMAATASSYLTTETANAERTLRNAVNVPARALLGRQPFSNAGSAMAMGGAAGLAPTATAAAGTRITVPGAGPLYYPNFITTLPYLGQVLLQGGVPGPSSVSILQGYELLNHAIGQNWFPGTTAQLVNYPASIGILSGSLAAPTTNDAVAMGQRALNDQIMNAFANGSGSPVHIAGLSEGTIVVNRELAYLAANPSAPPPHALQFAMFSSPELGLANIYLPNGMTVPLINYTVQGLPNTQYDVSVVYGQYDFWGNPPDRPWNLPAAVNSLFGAAYYHNTASLASLSDAVQVSSTTTSLGGAITTYMIPAPTLPMLLPLKDIGVPQPIVDTLNSVLQPIVNDGYSSLTPDAGPYFSHGSLVGLPTAADVVNSVARGLFGSAPNLFG
- the phoP gene encoding two-component system response regulator PhoP; amino-acid sequence: MTAVNPGEAGTPEARILVVDDEANIVELLSVSLKFQGFEVHTASNGAQALDRAREARPDAVILDVMMPGMDGFGVLRRLRADGVDAPALFLTARDSLQDKIAGLTLGGDDYVTKPFSLEEVVARLRVILRRAGKGSAEPRNSRLTFADIELDEETHEVWKAGQPVSLSPTEFTLLRYFVINAGTVLSKPKILDHVWRYDFGGDVNVVESYVSYLRRKIDTGEKRLLHTLRGVGYVLREPR
- a CDS encoding tyrosine-type recombinase/integrase encodes the protein MRQIRLHDARHSCASIMHAPGVPIAVISAWLGHADPAFTMRTYVHAQNDALKAAAAALQKVVTRS
- a CDS encoding Arm DNA-binding domain-containing protein → MSRQQLQPQIRKVEVVDRSTGKRAVRYQVTVDAGKSADGKRRQVRRRYASEREARDALAKITGGVVDGTFVARSALTIEQAW
- a CDS encoding sensor histidine kinase, coding for MATHRRRGIPLRVSLVAATLVLVLCGLLASGVAVTSILRHSLISRIDSTLLDASRTWAQSPWKHSMSNGEGPDPARPPSKFYVRGISPDGHTVTAINDRNAEPALPPSNDVGPDPTTLHSVNGSDIEWRAVSVHGTHGGLTTVAIDLSDVQHTVRSLVWLQIGIGAAVLVVVGIAGYAVVRRSLRPLAEVEQTAAAIASGQLDRRVPERDPRTEVGRLSLALNGMLSQIQQAVADSESSAEKARGSEDRMRRFITDASHELRTPLTTIRGFAELYRQGAARDVAMLLSRIESEASRMGLLVDDLLMLARLDVQRPLEHHQVDLLALASDAVHDAQAIDPERTITLEFLEGPGTPEVLGDDARLRQVLSNLVANALQHTPASADITVRVGTEGDDAVLEVADRGPGMSQEDASRVFERFYRTDSSRARASGGTGLGLSIVDSLVRAHGGAVSLATAPGEGCCFRVTLPRVSEVAAQVS